In the Fusobacterium sp. FSA-380-WT-3A genome, one interval contains:
- a CDS encoding cobyric acid synthase — MREKHKNIMILGTSSGAGKSLITTGLCRIFTSDGYDVVPFKAQNMSRNFCKIRNNKKIAISQVLQAYACKKEPQSWMNPILIIPKGNGIIDVVLDGKYERTITGEKYSSEKVKYREYLQKTYETYPKKYQVCVLEGAGSPVEINIKENDIVNTSMGKIANAPFILVADIDRGGVFASIIGTYTLFNEEEKRNLKGIIINKFRGKKDILQKGIDEIEKLTKTKVLGVVPYEIIDIEDEDGLISKRDSEDIKKRCGDLSFEDYREKQFEKLEKLLRENLDIDYIYKILNREETDDFC; from the coding sequence ATGAGAGAAAAACATAAAAATATAATGATATTAGGAACATCTTCAGGAGCAGGAAAAAGTCTTATAACAACAGGACTTTGCAGAATATTCACAAGTGATGGTTATGATGTAGTACCTTTTAAGGCACAGAATATGTCTAGAAATTTTTGTAAAATTAGAAATAATAAAAAAATTGCAATCTCTCAAGTCTTACAAGCTTATGCTTGTAAAAAAGAGCCACAATCTTGGATGAATCCAATTCTTATAATTCCAAAAGGAAATGGGATTATAGATGTAGTTTTAGATGGAAAGTATGAGAGAACTATTACAGGTGAAAAATATTCATCTGAAAAAGTAAAATATAGAGAATATTTGCAAAAGACTTATGAAACTTATCCTAAGAAATATCAGGTTTGTGTATTAGAGGGAGCTGGAAGTCCTGTAGAGATAAATATAAAAGAAAATGATATTGTAAATACATCTATGGGAAAAATAGCTAATGCTCCTTTTATTTTAGTAGCTGATATAGATAGAGGTGGAGTTTTTGCTTCAATAATAGGAACATATACTTTATTTAATGAAGAAGAAAAAAGAAATCTCAAAGGGATAATAATAAATAAATTTCGTGGAAAAAAAGATATTTTACAAAAAGGTATAGATGAGATTGAAAAACTTACTAAAACAAAAGTTTTGGGAGTTGTACCTTATGAAATTATAGATATAGAAGATGAAGATGGACTTATTTCTAAAAGAGATAGTGAAGATATAAAAAAAAGATGTGGAGACTTATCTTTTGAAGATTATAGAGAGAAACAATTTGAAAAATTAGAAAAACTTTTAAGAGAAAATTTAGATATAGATTACATTTATAAGATACTAAATAGAGAGGAAACAGATGATTTTTGCTAG
- a CDS encoding Gfo/Idh/MocA family protein: MIRFGIIGTNWISRDFVEAIKRNPKCEVGAIYSRKEETALEFQKDCGVGGKVFTDLEEMGKSSDIDAVYIASPNSLHGEQTTIFLLNKKHIICEKPITTDLEIFDRNIKIAEKNKVVYMEAMKTTFLPNMKVLKENLHRLGDIRNVVFNFSQYSSRYDLLKNGELTNVFDTKFHGGSSFDLGIYPLYVTLDLFGEPLSFTARNYLVESGVDGTGTMILTYSDKIVTIIHSKITQTFVPNEILGEKGSILIDDVSKMRSIKLILRDGTSEELTVEQDSNQMVYELDEFLNLIENGELESKVNTFKNSRKSVEILSRVRFKI; this comes from the coding sequence ATGATAAGATTTGGAATAATAGGAACAAATTGGATAAGTAGAGATTTTGTAGAGGCAATAAAAAGAAATCCAAAATGTGAAGTGGGAGCTATTTATTCAAGAAAAGAGGAAACAGCCTTAGAATTTCAAAAAGATTGTGGAGTAGGTGGAAAAGTTTTTACAGATTTAGAAGAGATGGGAAAATCTTCTGATATAGATGCTGTATACATTGCTTCTCCTAATTCATTACATGGAGAACAAACAACAATATTTCTTCTTAATAAGAAACATATAATTTGTGAGAAGCCAATAACAACAGATTTAGAAATTTTTGATAGAAATATAAAAATAGCTGAAAAAAATAAAGTTGTATATATGGAAGCTATGAAAACAACTTTTTTACCAAATATGAAAGTTTTAAAAGAAAATTTGCATAGATTAGGGGATATTAGAAATGTAGTATTTAATTTTTCACAATATTCTTCAAGATATGATTTATTAAAAAATGGAGAACTAACAAATGTATTTGATACTAAATTTCATGGTGGTTCATCTTTTGATTTAGGAATATATCCATTATATGTTACTTTAGATTTATTTGGAGAACCACTTTCTTTTACTGCTAGAAATTATCTTGTAGAATCTGGGGTAGACGGAACAGGTACAATGATTTTAACTTATAGTGATAAAATTGTTACAATAATTCATTCTAAGATAACTCAAACTTTTGTTCCAAATGAAATTTTAGGTGAAAAAGGAAGTATTCTTATAGATGATGTATCTAAAATGAGAAGTATAAAACTTATCCTAAGAGATGGAACATCAGAAGAATTAACAGTAGAACAAGATAGTAATCAAATGGTTTATGAGTTAGATGAATTTTTAAATTTAATAGAAAATGGGGAATTAGAATCAAAAGTAAATACTTTTAAAAACTCAAGAAAATCTGTAGAAATATTATCAAGAGTAAGATTTAAAATTTAG
- a CDS encoding dipeptidase, which yields MKIFDLHADIWYDIHRKKKEGIEKDRFKKFHLERLRKGEIFGGIFVAWLDSKYEKEQVEKEMMLMINATMNEINNNKDIFHILKSKEDFLNPNLKKINVLMGIEGLRVIENNLDWLDTFYNLGFRHATLTWNEENSLGTGVLGDKERGLTELGKKAIEKMDKLGMIIDVSHANEKTFWDIYNTTKRPIIASHSNCKSFCDVPRNLTDEQIKAIAKKGGLIGLNAYIGFIKKYEYFSPIKIDNVDFTKRATLKDLVNHIDYLVNLVGINHVAFGFDFCEYLEGHSDSNPIDLEDASKSQNIIQELLNRGYTKEDIEKIAYKNFWNFAINFFK from the coding sequence ATGAAAATATTTGATTTACATGCTGATATATGGTATGACATTCATAGAAAGAAAAAAGAGGGAATAGAAAAAGATAGATTTAAAAAATTTCATTTAGAAAGATTGAGAAAGGGAGAAATTTTTGGTGGAATATTTGTAGCTTGGCTTGATTCAAAATATGAAAAAGAACAAGTTGAAAAAGAGATGATGTTGATGATAAATGCCACTATGAATGAGATAAACAATAATAAAGATATATTTCATATTTTAAAATCTAAAGAAGATTTTTTAAATCCAAATTTAAAAAAAATAAATGTTTTAATGGGAATAGAGGGGTTAAGAGTTATAGAAAATAATCTTGATTGGTTAGATACATTTTATAATTTAGGATTCAGACATGCTACTCTTACTTGGAATGAAGAAAATTCTCTAGGAACAGGGGTTTTAGGAGATAAAGAGAGAGGTCTTACAGAATTAGGAAAGAAAGCTATAGAAAAAATGGATAAATTGGGAATGATAATAGATGTGTCTCATGCCAATGAAAAAACTTTTTGGGATATATATAATACTACGAAAAGACCAATAATAGCTTCTCATTCAAATTGTAAATCTTTTTGTGATGTACCTAGAAATTTAACAGATGAACAAATTAAAGCTATAGCTAAAAAAGGTGGACTTATAGGTCTTAATGCTTATATTGGTTTTATAAAAAAATATGAATATTTTAGCCCTATAAAAATAGATAATGTAGATTTTACCAAAAGAGCAACTTTAAAAGATTTAGTAAACCATATAGATTATTTAGTAAATTTAGTAGGAATAAATCATGTAGCTTTTGGTTTTGATTTTTGTGAATATTTAGAGGGACATAGTGATTCAAATCCTATAGATTTAGAAGATGCTTCTAAAAGTCAAAATATTATACAAGAACTTTTAAATAGAGGTTATACAAAAGAGGATATAGAAAAGATAGCCTATAAAAATTTTTGGAACTTTGCAATAAATTTTTTTAAATAA
- a CDS encoding YdbC family protein: protein MAEIKFDIIEELGVIGEGSKGWKKEVNIISWNGRKAKVDIRDWDENHEKMGKGLTFTKDELKTLKGLLNSIDIDDLDI, encoded by the coding sequence ATGGCAGAAATAAAATTTGATATCATAGAAGAGTTAGGAGTTATAGGAGAAGGGTCAAAAGGTTGGAAAAAAGAAGTGAATATAATTTCTTGGAATGGAAGAAAAGCAAAAGTTGATATAAGAGATTGGGATGAAAATCATGAAAAAATGGGAAAAGGTTTAACTTTTACAAAAGATGAGTTAAAAACTTTAAAGGGACTTTTAAATTCAATAGATATTGATGATTTAGATATATAG
- a CDS encoding autotransporter outer membrane beta-barrel domain-containing protein, protein MATLLGYLRSVYTETPYSFSNEATRKSMELFHDTVRDNQFKPLKDEWIIFGGLTHENGDQEQTYYGRNYHGFDTDSADTNVDIKMTGAYGQFEYGFTDTLSGGILLGGNNIDTTVAFSKLDGISAYLGLYTKKDIKDLRITTGIGYQYSEYDSTRRIINNSYDKNYSDNAFNVYLDAKYSLKLSDGLYFEPKAGLSYSYIKQEEINEGNDRPLSLNVDSKDFNVLEGSIGANIKKVIMTDKGKYTLSGGVTYTRILDGYEEDTITANYGGSSFDVLIPHKIQDEISIGAKYETELENGILYNVKVNYNINMDSTENGNKNAYDKEWRVGLGFGYKFSTLKDFSLTTLFDFDK, encoded by the coding sequence ATGGCTACTTTACTTGGATATTTAAGAAGTGTTTATACAGAAACTCCTTACTCTTTCTCAAATGAAGCTACTAGAAAATCTATGGAATTATTCCACGATACTGTAAGAGATAATCAATTTAAACCATTAAAAGATGAATGGATTATTTTTGGTGGACTTACACATGAAAATGGAGACCAAGAACAAACTTACTATGGAAGAAATTATCATGGATTTGATACAGACTCTGCTGATACTAATGTAGATATAAAAATGACTGGTGCTTATGGACAATTTGAATATGGATTCACTGATACATTATCAGGAGGTATTTTATTAGGAGGAAATAATATTGATACAACTGTTGCTTTTTCAAAATTAGATGGAATATCAGCATACTTAGGATTATATACTAAAAAAGATATTAAAGATTTAAGAATTACAACAGGAATAGGATATCAATATTCAGAATATGATTCTACAAGAAGAATAATAAATAATTCTTATGACAAAAATTACTCAGATAATGCATTTAATGTTTACTTAGATGCAAAATACTCATTGAAATTAAGTGATGGATTATATTTTGAGCCAAAAGCAGGATTATCATATTCATATATAAAACAAGAGGAAATAAATGAAGGAAATGATAGACCTTTATCTTTAAATGTTGATTCAAAAGACTTTAATGTCTTAGAGGGAAGTATAGGAGCAAACATTAAGAAAGTAATAATGACAGATAAAGGAAAATATACATTATCAGGAGGAGTAACATATACAAGAATTTTAGATGGATATGAAGAAGATACTATAACAGCAAACTATGGTGGAAGTAGTTTTGATGTATTAATTCCTCATAAAATCCAAGATGAAATCTCTATAGGAGCAAAATATGAAACAGAATTAGAAAATGGAATTCTATATAATGTAAAAGTAAACTATAATATAAATATGGATTCTACGGAAAATGGAAATAAAAATGCTTATGATAAAGAATGGAGAGTAGGATTAGGATTTGGTTATAAATTTAGCACTTTAAAAGATTTCTCATTAACAACTTTATTTGATTTTGATAAATAA
- the gltS gene encoding sodium/glutamate symporter, with translation MILELTSIQTMTLAILVLYLGKFLNNTFKFLKENCIPDAVTGGTVFSIITLIGYETHLFSFVFDDTLREIFMIAFFTTVGFSASIKLLKKAGLPVLMFLIAAVGLTFFQNAAGILMAKFLKVNLLIGLATGSLATTGGPGTAGAFGPIMESFGAPGATMVAMATATYALIAGSIIAGPICKRLIEKHSLLEKHKDSNNFSSSENKNEFLITKKVIPTGFQVIIAMGIGSLISSFLNSLGLVLPPYIGAMFAAALMRNISDYTGKFQIDLNIISTIGSFTLAMFLSMTLMAFKLWELKELALPLVLMLIGQTILMGAFAYFITFNLTGRDYDAAIITGGHCGCGFGTTPKALANMEALTERYLPSPKAFFVIPIVGSLFIDFFNAGIITFFINLVK, from the coding sequence ATGATATTAGAACTTACTAGTATCCAAACTATGACATTAGCTATCCTAGTTTTATATCTAGGAAAATTTCTTAATAATACTTTTAAATTTTTAAAGGAAAATTGTATTCCAGATGCAGTAACTGGAGGAACTGTTTTTTCAATTATTACTTTAATAGGTTATGAAACTCATCTTTTTTCATTTGTATTTGATGATACTTTAAGAGAAATATTTATGATTGCATTTTTTACAACAGTTGGTTTTTCAGCAAGTATAAAACTTTTAAAGAAAGCTGGACTTCCTGTTCTTATGTTTTTAATTGCTGCTGTTGGGTTAACTTTTTTCCAAAATGCAGCTGGTATTCTTATGGCAAAATTTTTAAAAGTTAATTTACTTATTGGTTTAGCTACAGGTTCTTTAGCTACAACAGGAGGACCTGGTACAGCTGGAGCTTTTGGACCTATTATGGAAAGTTTTGGAGCTCCTGGAGCTACAATGGTGGCTATGGCTACAGCCACTTATGCTTTAATAGCTGGTAGTATTATTGCTGGTCCTATTTGTAAAAGATTAATAGAAAAACATTCACTTTTAGAAAAACATAAAGATTCTAATAATTTTTCATCAAGTGAAAATAAAAATGAATTTCTTATTACAAAAAAAGTTATCCCTACAGGATTTCAAGTTATTATAGCTATGGGAATTGGAAGTTTAATTTCAAGTTTCTTGAATAGTTTAGGTTTAGTTTTACCACCATATATTGGGGCTATGTTTGCTGCTGCTTTAATGAGAAATATTTCTGATTATACAGGAAAATTTCAAATTGATTTGAATATAATTTCTACTATTGGAAGTTTTACTTTAGCAATGTTTTTATCAATGACTCTTATGGCATTTAAACTTTGGGAATTAAAAGAATTGGCTCTTCCACTTGTATTGATGTTAATAGGTCAAACTATTCTTATGGGAGCTTTTGCTTATTTTATTACTTTTAATCTTACAGGTAGAGACTATGATGCTGCTATTATAACTGGTGGTCATTGTGGTTGTGGTTTTGGTACTACTCCAAAGGCTCTTGCTAATATGGAAGCCCTTACTGAAAGATATCTTCCATCGCCAAAAGCATTTTTCGTTATACCTATAGTTGGAAGTTTATTTATAGATTTCTTTAATGCTGGTATAATTACATTTTTTATAAATTTAGTAAAATAA
- the rd gene encoding rubredoxin gives MKKWKCEPCGYIYDPALGDEENGIAPGTSFEDLPEDWVCPICGLGKEVFVEE, from the coding sequence ATGAAAAAATGGAAATGTGAACCTTGTGGATATATTTATGACCCAGCATTAGGAGATGAAGAAAATGGAATAGCTCCAGGAACTTCTTTTGAAGATTTACCTGAAGATTGGGTTTGTCCTATCTGTGGATTAGGAAAAGAAGTATTCGTAGAAGAATAA
- the trmFO gene encoding methylenetetrahydrofolate--tRNA-(uracil(54)-C(5))-methyltransferase (FADH(2)-oxidizing) TrmFO, with the protein MNREVIIVGAGLAGSEAAYQLAQRGIHVKLYEMRPKISTEAHKTENFAELVCSNSLGGDHLGNASGLMKEELRLFGSLLIKIADEFRVPAGQALAVDRTLFSEKVTEILKNHPNIEIINEELKEIPMDKIVLLASGPLTSFELSQNIKNLTKDEYLYFYDAAAPIVTFESIDKEKVYFQSRYDKGDGEYINCPMTEEEYNRFYENLITAERIPLKKFEEEKLFEACMPVERIAGRGIKTLLYGPLKPKGLTNPRTNTRDYAVVQLRQDDKEGKMYNLVGFQTNLKWGEQKRVFSMIPGLENAEFVRYGVMHRNTFINSPKVLTTSLNLKEYDNIYFAGQITGSEGYVCAIATGLMAAINIYNKLEGKESLVLEDISSIGAIIKYITEEKKDFQPMGPNFGMIRDLEGKKIRDKRERYNKISQRAIEYLKKNFPNYIK; encoded by the coding sequence ATGAATAGAGAAGTAATTATTGTAGGAGCTGGACTTGCTGGTAGTGAGGCTGCTTATCAACTAGCTCAAAGAGGAATACATGTAAAACTTTATGAAATGAGACCAAAAATTTCTACAGAAGCTCATAAAACAGAAAATTTTGCTGAGCTTGTTTGTAGTAATTCATTAGGAGGTGACCATTTAGGAAATGCCAGTGGACTTATGAAAGAGGAGCTTAGACTTTTTGGTTCTTTACTTATTAAAATAGCTGATGAATTTAGAGTACCAGCTGGACAAGCTCTTGCTGTTGATAGAACTCTTTTTTCTGAAAAAGTAACTGAAATTTTAAAAAATCATCCAAATATAGAGATTATTAATGAAGAGTTAAAAGAGATTCCAATGGATAAAATAGTTCTTTTAGCAAGTGGTCCTCTTACATCTTTTGAACTTTCACAAAATATTAAAAATCTTACAAAAGATGAATATTTATATTTCTATGATGCTGCTGCTCCTATTGTAACATTTGAATCAATAGATAAAGAAAAAGTATATTTCCAATCTCGTTATGATAAAGGGGATGGTGAATATATAAATTGTCCTATGACAGAAGAGGAGTACAATAGATTTTATGAGAATTTAATTACAGCTGAAAGAATCCCTCTTAAAAAATTTGAAGAGGAAAAATTATTTGAAGCTTGTATGCCTGTTGAAAGAATAGCTGGACGTGGAATAAAAACTCTTTTATATGGTCCACTAAAACCAAAAGGACTTACAAATCCTAGAACAAATACAAGAGATTATGCTGTAGTCCAACTTAGACAAGATGATAAAGAGGGAAAAATGTATAACCTTGTAGGTTTTCAAACTAATCTTAAATGGGGAGAACAAAAGAGAGTATTTTCTATGATACCTGGACTTGAAAATGCTGAATTTGTAAGATATGGTGTTATGCACAGAAATACTTTTATAAATTCTCCAAAAGTTTTAACTACATCATTAAACTTAAAAGAATATGATAATATATATTTTGCTGGACAAATTACAGGTAGTGAAGGATATGTTTGTGCTATAGCCACAGGACTTATGGCAGCAATAAATATTTATAATAAATTAGAAGGAAAAGAATCTTTAGTATTAGAAGATATATCTTCAATAGGTGCTATTATTAAATATATTACAGAGGAGAAAAAAGACTTTCAACCTATGGGACCAAATTTTGGTATGATTAGAGATTTAGAAGGTAAAAAAATTAGAGATAAAAGAGAGAGATACAATAAAATTTCACAGAGAGCTATAGAGTATTTAAAGAAAAATTTTCCTAATTATATAAAATAA
- a CDS encoding tyrosine-type recombinase/integrase codes for MEKLIKDFLFYSEFTIRKKDSSIKSLKKDLEQLLEYSLENNITDIKKISSTDIRDFSIKLQKDNVTKRSLSRKLSSIRVFFKYLMENKIIDKNPMAPIKTPNFNIEIPEILSLDEINILRNSMDTSKCNGIRDRLILELLFSSGITPIELINLSERAIKIDEREAIISNGKEIRRIFFSETTRKYLKLYLEAKKIKYKDKYNEDIIFVNGSGDRLSDRSLRRLLVRYGKRAGIKKEVNPFIFRHTFGAYMLSHGMNIYHLKKLMGHLNIETTKIYQELIKKPIILKSLNIIDNNS; via the coding sequence TTGGAAAAGCTTATAAAAGATTTTTTATTCTATTCAGAATTTACAATTAGAAAAAAAGACAGTAGTATAAAATCTTTGAAAAAAGATTTAGAACAACTTCTAGAATATTCCCTTGAAAATAATATTACAGATATAAAGAAAATATCATCTACTGATATTAGAGATTTTTCTATAAAACTTCAAAAAGATAATGTTACAAAAAGAAGTTTAAGTAGAAAATTATCATCTATTAGAGTGTTTTTTAAATACCTTATGGAAAATAAAATCATTGACAAAAATCCGATGGCACCAATAAAGACACCTAATTTTAATATAGAAATTCCTGAAATTTTATCTTTAGACGAGATAAATATCTTAAGAAATTCTATGGATACTTCTAAATGTAATGGTATTAGAGATAGACTTATTTTAGAATTGCTTTTTTCTTCTGGGATAACTCCTATTGAGCTTATAAATCTTAGTGAAAGAGCTATAAAAATAGATGAAAGAGAAGCAATTATTTCCAATGGAAAAGAGATTAGACGGATATTTTTTAGTGAAACTACTAGAAAATATTTAAAATTATATTTAGAAGCAAAAAAAATAAAATATAAAGATAAATATAATGAAGATATTATTTTTGTAAATGGTTCTGGAGATAGATTAAGCGATAGGTCTTTAAGAAGATTATTGGTTAGATATGGAAAGAGAGCAGGAATTAAAAAAGAGGTAAACCCATTTATATTTAGACATACTTTTGGTGCTTACATGCTTTCTCATGGAATGAATATCTATCATTTAAAAAAACTTATGGGACATTTAAATATAGAAACTACTAAAATTTATCAAGAACTTATTAAAAAACCAATTATATTAAAAAGTTTAAATATTATAGATAATAATTCATAA
- the hslV gene encoding ATP-dependent protease subunit HslV, producing the protein MKATTILIVKKGENVAIAGDGQVTLGDTIVKSKAKKIRKIKDHNILLGFAGIASDAFVLEEKFEQYLDEYRGNLKKAAVELAKDIRNDKFQRVMEAALVVGGKDGIYSISGNGDILEPEEDLIAIGSGGNYAYASGLALLKHTNMTASEIARESLNIASSICIYTSSNIIVEEI; encoded by the coding sequence ATGAAAGCAACTACAATTTTGATTGTAAAAAAAGGTGAAAATGTAGCTATAGCTGGAGATGGACAAGTTACTTTAGGGGATACTATTGTAAAATCAAAGGCTAAAAAAATTCGTAAAATAAAAGACCATAATATTCTTTTGGGATTTGCTGGAATAGCTTCTGATGCCTTTGTTTTAGAAGAAAAATTTGAACAATACCTTGATGAGTATAGAGGTAATTTAAAAAAAGCAGCTGTTGAACTTGCTAAAGATATTAGAAATGATAAATTCCAAAGAGTTATGGAAGCAGCTCTTGTAGTTGGTGGAAAAGATGGAATTTATTCTATATCTGGTAATGGAGATATATTAGAACCTGAAGAAGATTTAATAGCTATTGGTAGTGGTGGAAATTACGCCTATGCTTCTGGATTAGCTTTACTTAAACATACAAATATGACAGCTTCTGAAATAGCTCGTGAATCTTTAAATATAGCTAGTTCTATATGTATATATACAAGTTCTAATATTATAGTAGAAGAAATTTAA
- the yqeH gene encoding ribosome biogenesis GTPase YqeH: protein MAKFCVGCGVELQGIDKNKEGFLPLSVLEKEENQGKDLYCQRCFKIKNYGEYIPINLTRADYRKEVHETLKEANVAVAIFDAIDFEGSFDYEILDILREMDSIVVLNKIDLIPDDKHPSEVADWIKYRLGEEGIAPLDVAIVSSKKGYGISGIYKKLNHFFPEGVTAIVLGVTNVGKSSIINKIIGKNIATESKYPGTTLKSSKKKITNGNITLIDTPGLIPEGRFSDLVCEKCNLDIVPSMEISRKTYKTGKDRVIFIGGLVKIRVLSENEFDPIFSVYASKNITYHDTNLEKAQELESSNRRDLFYPPCEECYTNPDLKDLVTEEFIVESGEELVFKGLAWLSVKRGPLHLEVTYPKKGEIITRRAFIKPKR, encoded by the coding sequence ATGGCAAAATTCTGTGTAGGTTGTGGAGTAGAATTACAAGGAATTGACAAAAATAAAGAGGGATTTTTACCTTTATCTGTATTAGAAAAAGAGGAAAATCAAGGAAAAGATTTATATTGTCAAAGATGTTTTAAAATAAAAAATTATGGGGAATATATCCCCATCAATCTTACAAGAGCTGATTATAGAAAAGAAGTTCATGAAACTTTAAAAGAAGCTAATGTGGCTGTGGCTATATTTGATGCTATAGACTTTGAAGGTTCTTTTGATTATGAAATTTTAGATATTTTAAGAGAGATGGATTCAATAGTAGTTTTAAATAAAATAGATTTAATTCCTGATGATAAACATCCATCAGAAGTAGCTGATTGGATAAAATATCGTCTTGGTGAAGAAGGAATAGCTCCTCTTGATGTAGCTATTGTAAGTAGTAAAAAAGGTTATGGAATAAGTGGAATTTATAAAAAACTTAATCACTTTTTCCCTGAGGGTGTAACTGCCATAGTTTTAGGTGTTACAAATGTTGGAAAATCTAGTATTATAAATAAAATCATTGGAAAAAATATAGCTACTGAATCAAAATATCCTGGAACTACATTGAAAAGTTCTAAGAAAAAAATTACTAATGGAAATATAACTTTAATAGATACTCCAGGATTAATTCCTGAAGGAAGATTTTCTGATTTAGTTTGTGAAAAATGTAATCTTGATATAGTTCCATCAATGGAGATTTCAAGAAAAACATATAAAACAGGAAAAGATAGAGTAATATTTATAGGAGGACTTGTAAAAATAAGAGTTCTTAGTGAAAATGAATTTGACCCTATTTTCTCTGTATATGCTTCTAAAAATATAACTTATCACGATACAAATTTAGAAAAAGCTCAAGAGTTAGAATCTTCTAATAGAAGAGATTTATTCTATCCACCTTGTGAAGAATGTTATACAAATCCAGATTTAAAAGATTTGGTTACAGAAGAATTTATTGTAGAAAGTGGAGAAGAATTGGTATTTAAAGGACTAGCTTGGCTATCTGTAAAAAGAGGTCCTCTTCATTTAGAAGTTACTTACCCTAAAAAAGGTGAAATTATCACTAGAAGAGCTTTTATTAAACCAAAAAGATAA